Within Coregonus clupeaformis isolate EN_2021a unplaced genomic scaffold, ASM2061545v1 scaf1263, whole genome shotgun sequence, the genomic segment TATTGAGCcattacatcacttcctgtttcactagggtataaaaatgaggtaacgCATGCAATATCCCTTTGTCGTCCAACACCATGAAGAAAACAAAAGAACTGGCAGTTCAAAGAGACAGATGGTTGTAGACATTCATAAATCTGGTAATGGCTACAAGAAGATCCACAAACGATTGAATATACCACTGAGCCCTGTCAGGACaattattaaaacatttaaaagaaatggaacagttgaaaacctcacgggtagaaggacgcaaatgcattttgccccccaggatagggaggaggatggcataatgaattccaccaagtatcaggcaattttggctgacaatctggttgcctctgccagaaggctgggaCTTGGCCGTAGGTGGACTTTCGAACaacacaatgacccaacacatccaGATCCATGCAGAAATGTTTCTGTGACAAcaaaatttacatttacgtcatttagcagacgctcttatgagtgcatacattattatttattaattttttcattctggacccctgtgggaatcgaacccacaaccctggcgttgcaaacgccatgctctaccaactgagctacatccctgccggccattccctccgctaccctggacgacgctgggccaattgtgcgccgccccatgggtttcccggtcgcggccagctacgacagagcctggattcgaaccaggatctctagtggcacagctagcactgcgatgcagtgccttagaccactgcgccactcgggaggttaaaatcaatgttctgccatggccatctcagtcgccggacctcaatccaatcgaAAATCTGTGGACTGAGTGAGGGATCTTGAAAGGATCTAcatagaggaatggtccaaaatccctCCAAATGTGTTCCTTAACCTTGTCAAACATTACAGGAAAAGAATCCATGCTCTTGTCCTTGCCTGAGGTACTaaatgaggagtgccaataattatgaaaccttgattttggtgacatttattttgtattaaataattgtatgattttggttggttccattgaaacattaataaagtacTGTATTTttcacatgttggtattttgagtttatctctaattatattgtttataattttttaagtattgtttgtgcattgccagtcaggggtgccagtaataTTGGAGCCCACTGTAGGCCCAGACCTATAAGGACCATATCTTAGGACCATGTGGTCTGGTCCTAGCCCCTCTCTTTAGAAGCTGCTAGCCGAGCAAATGACTAAATGTCAGGATAGTCCAGAGTGGCCCTTAACAAGTTCAGGATCAGGGTGTTCCTCGAAGTGCTAAAAAAAAAGTTGCCCAACTGAAACCATATCACATGTCAGTTTTGGGTAATAACGTCACTCCATGCCAGAACAAGCAGGCCAGAACTGTTTTTAGTTGATAGCCAGATGAGAAAACAATGACGTAACACTATCAAGACATCCTTCAGAACAGATGGTAAACTCTTCATGTGTCTTGTTTCCTGTCTGCTCCAGAGCTGGGAGATCATAACAGAGGATGAGTCCACCTTGTACAACAGCCAGCGCTCCCCCCCTCCACCCCACTCCCCCCTGGAGTTTCACAACTTCTGTGATGAGCTGAGTCGCCTCCAGGCCTCGGGGGTCACATCCAGCAACCGACGCACCTCCCTCCAGGTGAATAATTTACTGGCCAGCGCTGACCGGGCTCCCGTTACCAATTGACCGACACCCAAAGCCAGACTGGGGAAACGCTTCCTGAACAGGGTCCTTCCACAGTTCCAGGAAGGGACTGAAACACACGTTATATCTTGTGTTATAACAACACAGCTATAATCAGTCCCAGGTTTCCGCTGTGATTTTTGTGACATGCAAAAATTGATTTTGCGACGTTAATTCTGAGATTTTACATGGCAATATGCGTGGTTTTTATCTTTGTGGCTTGATTGAACCATATTATGCAGTAAATGTGCACTGCTGATTGGTTGAAATTGCAAGCCCTCGCATAATATCGTTGACAAAAATGCAATTGCGGAATCCTGGAGGAACTGTAATATATTAGTATTAGATGGGTATTAGTGCCTGTCTAGAGCTGGAGAGTATGTGCCTATTAACACGTGTATCGGTAATGACTGTGGTTTCTGTCTTGCTCTCTTCAGCTGCAGGGCCCTTCCAGTCATTCAAGTCACTCCAGCCGCAGAGGCAGCGCCCAGACTCTGACAGTAGAGGAGCACCCTGTTCATCCTGTGGTGTGTTACATTCTGTGAATCCCCTCCgccctcacacaaacacacaccgcaGCACAGGGAAGCACAACACTCCTGTATGACAGCAGTATATGTGGGATAGGGTCATCTGAGCTTTAGCATGAAAGCGTGGCTTGATGTAAGGACGGTGTGAGAATACGGTCATCAGGTTTGAGCACGTAGCTCAGTGATTCAGAGGGATGTTGTTCTATTCACTGACCTTGAGGTATTGTTGTATGGATTGTTtgatgcctcctctctctctctttctattgttCAATAGTTGTTAGCAACATCAGCGGGGCTGCCTCCAGGCTGGGAGGAGAAGCAGGATAGTAAGAGCAGACCCTACTACGTCAATCACAACAGCAGGATAACCACTTGGACACGGCCACTCATCCAGGTAggctccattcctcctctctcgctcgctctttctctcgctctatctcaaACCACAGTGCACTAAAGAAGTATTCAAAGGAATGTGAAAAGCCCATCAGGACCCACTTAACTTGTGTAGATATATAATGTTGATGTAGGATCCAGTCCACCCTCCTATTGAGCATATCAATAGTGTTATTCTTCATCTCTCCTTCCATGGTCCAGATAACGTCAGAGGCAGCAGCTCAGGCTGTTCTGTCCCAGAGCTCCACGGTGTACCAGCCCCCCATGCTGTCTCCTGAGGGCTCCCCCCAGCACTCCCCCGGCTCACAGAGGGAGTGTGGCTTAATGCCGGCAGGCTGGGAGGTCCGCAGCGCCCCCAACGGAAAACCCTTCTTCATCGACCACAACACTAAGACCACTTCCTGGGTGAGAGAGCAAGCACCTGCATACCGCCCCTCTTAAAAGGACATATATGTCGTTTTTCTTGATCAGGTCACATGATCATGTCAAATGGTCAAGAAATACCCCCAGGCCCTACCTATAGGGTCTAGTCACGCATCACCATGGCCAGAATGACCAGTTATCCACTGGACAATACTGCCATTCTCACTGCTCCTTCCTGTTTGTGTGACTTATTTCCTGTTTATCTGGCTGTGAACAGGAAGACCCCAGGTTGAAGATTCCTGTGCACATGAGGAGGAGACCTTCGCTAGACCCAACTGACCTCGGGCCAATGCCGGTAAGCTTTACAATGACATCATACCCAATAATAGCATTCTAGGAAGGCAATTAGCAGCCCAATGTGATGAGCCTCTTAAAGTAGAAAATTGCTGAGTGAATGGTTGATTTTAAGGGGGAAATGATGGTGTGAGTAATGTTTGTGCTATCCCTTAGCCTGGCTGGGAGGAGAGGGTCCACAGTGATGGGAGGATATTCTACATAGATCACAGTATGTATGACGTACTACAATTTGTCAAAATGAGTGAAAAACGCCTCCTACCAATACTGAATTTATCTGATGTATTTTCAGACACGAAGAACACACAATGGGAAGACCCCAGACTGCAGAATTCAGCCATAACTGGACCAGTAAGTACAGATGATATATTTAAAAAGCTATAGATAgagatttttttttggggggggtcagGTTCTCCAGGTTGTCCATAAAACCGCACAATTGGTCATGTTCATAATTGATTTCCGGTCATTGGATCTCCCATCCTTGTCTATTCTAGGCTGTGCCTTACTCCAGAGACTATAAACAGAAGTATGAATACTTCCGGAAGAAGCTGAAGAAACCGGTAAGCATGGTTTTTCCCAAAACAGGGAATCATTGTAATTACTGAAGGCCTTATGCTCTTAATGTTCTGTAATTACAGCAAACCTCACAAATAGGTCAGACATACAGCACATTCACACTGTAAAAACCTATCTTGTCTTTCTCTCAATCATCCTCACAATATATTCTATGTCATTTAGTCCAGCTACATCCCCTGACCTGATGTCACCTCAGGAAGTCCACTCACTCAGCATGCTCTATCTCCATTTCCAGGCTGACATCCCCAACCGCTTTGAGATGAAGCTCAGGCGGAACGCCGTGCTGGAGGACTCCTACAGACGTATCCTGTCAATCAAGAGGGCCGACTTCCTGAAGGCGCGGCTGTGGGTGGAGTTTGAGGGAGAGAAGGGCCTGGATTACGGGGGCGTGGCCAGGGAGTGGTTCTTCCTCATCTCCAAGGAGATGTTCAACCCCTATTATGGGTTGTTTGAGTATTCTGCCACGTGAGTCTATTTCAATGTGTTAGAATTCCATTTTCAGGCGCTCAATGGGGCCATTAGTGAATAACATCTCTGACAGCGTTATGAATCATTTTAATGACGGGATATGTTCTGGAATGGATCAGAGAAGGATTTGGACGAGCTGTATTGTTAAGTTTCTCCTCTGCCTGTTCTGTGTCAGTGACAACTATACTCTGCAGATCAACCCCAACTCAGGCCTCTGCAATGAGGACCACCTGTCCTACTTCACGTTCATTGGCCGTGTGGCAGGCATGGCTGTCTACCATGGCAAGCTGCTGGACGGTGAGTCTCGCTGCTGGTGATTTCACTCATAAACTTTGTCTGTTTAATAGAGCATTCATTTGTCTAATAGTAGTGtgacatgagtgtgtgtgtagagaaacTAAGAGCTGAGGACGGCTCTAGGCTAGTGCCACAAGGATTAggtgtgttattattattatttttttttttgtcatttagcagacgctcttatccagagcgacttacaggagcaattagggttaagtgccttgcttaagggcacgtcgacagaattttcacctagtaggctcggggattagaaccagcgacctttcagttactggcacaacgctcttacccactaagctacctgccgccctgttatGTGTGTGCTGAACAGATCCTGACGTTATTTTTTTCTAGCCTTCTTCATCAGGCCTTTCTACAAGATGATGTTGCAGAAGCCCATTACTCTACAGGACATGGAGTCTGTGGTAGGTGCCTAATACTACTGTCTAGGTTACGTTCACATCTTCCCATCACCTAATCAGATAGTAGAGACATTATACATCAGGCATCTGAAACCGCAGTGTTTCACCATAAGAGGTAATGGTGTTTGTGTTTTGTTATTTCAGGACAGTGAGTACTTCAACTCCCTGAAGTGGATATTGGAGAATGACCCAATAGACCTTGATCTGAGGTTCACCATAGACGAAGAGCTCTTTGGACAGGTGGGACCTGCTTCCAATTTGTTGTTTGACAGAAGTATTTTCTGCTCTTTCTTGTGCCTATTGAGTGAAGGGTTTAAAGTGGATGCTAAGTGGTACTTGGGTATCAGTCATGCTGACATCACATTTCTTCCTATTTAGACACACCAGCATGAGCTGAAGCCAGGAGGATCTGAAATAGTAGTCACCGACGACAACAAGAAGGAATACATCCAGTAAGCACCAGAGCCCTCTGCTGGTAGAAAGAGGAAACACGCCTCATACCCACTGCCATGTAGGGCTGTTCCACTGGTTACCTGTAGGTGACCCACAAGTCACATATTTGGCCTTCGAAGGGTTTGCAAATTGACAGTGaaaccaccacccaccaccacatAATGTCTGCATCATTAGATAACTTATAAATTATTAGGGCTTTTGAATGCTTCCATTTCAAAGTAAACATTTTCTTTGTCAGTCTTGTCATGCAGTGGAGGTTCGTGAACAGGATACTGAAGCAGATGACCGCATTCAAGGAGGTAAACACTAGGTTTTAGCGATATGTTTTGATTGAGTTGTGATAAGATTTAAAGAAAAGGTTGACTTATTGCATGTTCCTCTCTCTTGTCTTAGGGATTCTATGAGTTGATACCCCAGGATCTCATCAAGATCTTCGACGAGAATGAGCTGGAGGTGGGTGTCATTCCTATCACTCTGAAATGTATGCATGACTGATACGCTGTCTTTCCAGAGCATTGTGTGATGTTCTATCTGCTTTTTTCTCTTTAGCTACTGATGTGTGGCCTGGGAGATGTGGATGTGAACGACTGGAGGGAGAACACCAAGTACAAGAATGGCTACTGTCCCAACCAGCCTGTCATCCTGTGGTTCTGGAAGGTAAGAGGACACTACCACTAGAGCAAAAGCCTCTGGACTCTGTAATGTTTTCGTTAGGGATGCACGATTTACCAGTGACCATATCGGTATCGGATGATAATTGCTTAAAAATATTATATCGACATCGGTCCGATGTGGAGACAAAGGCCTGTGATTGGGGCTGAAATGTATCTGCTATTAGCTGCGGAGACAAACTGAGCGGTCTGTAGAAAAACTCTTCCTATGAATTTGGCTTTAGCGGTCAAATGGTTTGAGCTATTATCTATTATTAGCCCATTCCTGAAAGCGAAGACTCCCAGGAACACGTTGGATATCGGTAAATATCTGATATCGGCCCAGAATTTCCACATCGGTGCATCCTTAGTTTTTTTGGTGAATTCTCAATATTCATTACAACTACTTGACTGATATTTTGTCCTTCTCAGACTGTTCTGCTGATGGATGCAGAGAAGCGTATCCGCCTGTTGCAGTTTGTGACTGGCACCTCCCGGGTCCCAATGAACGGCTTTGCAGAGCTCTACGGTGAGTCCTCTTCTCTACTTCTCTGTATGAAGACTCTTTTGTATAATACAGTGTACAAAGATTGATATGAACTTTGAAACATGGATTCTGAGTTGTGACCAGAGGTGTTTCTGTTTGTATATGATTCTCTCCTCCTAATCTTGTTTTATGTTGTGAAATCGCAGGGTCTAATGGACCACAGCTGTTTACCATTGAGCAGTGGGGAACACGAGACAAACTACCTAGAGCCCACACATGGTGAGTAACTAACAATACAGCAGTTTGGCTAATAGTCCTACCGGATTACTGCAACAAATGTTCATTTGAACTCTTGTTGTTGATTTGGTTTTGCTTTACCATTTTCAGCTTCAACCGGCTGGACCTGCCTCCCTATGAGTCGTTTGAGGAGCTGAGGGAGAAGCTGCACATCGCCATAGAGAATGCACAAGGCTTTGATGGAGTGGATTAGGGGAGTGGCGCAGATGTTAAAATGGCAGTTACTGCCAGTGAACTGAGGGCTAGCACCAAGTTATGTGCCGTAGTTCTGTTTGATGCTGATAAAACACATCATATTCAGGTCCAGACCTGAACTCCCAACAGCCTGAGAGGATGGAGAACAATCACAGAGAGGAAAGTATTTGGTGCTCCTCTCTCCTGCACAGTGGAAGGGATGGATGACGAGTGAAAATCACTTCTTAAGTCATTCTTGGTCTGTGACGTTTACAAATTGTGTTTTTTGTGTCTTGTAAATATGTATGTATACTTAAACCAGATCTATATACAATTTATCAAATGCATTATAGCATACAGATATTATTGTTCATCTATGATAAACATTCTATCATGAGGAGATTGAAATTGGACTTCGATATACATTACCGTATATACactggtgtcgaaagcgttccacagggatgctggcccatgttgactccaatgcttcccacagttgtgtgaagttggctggatgtcatttgagtggtggaccacgggaaactgttaagcgtgaaaatccaagcagcgttgcagttcttgaaacaagccggtgcgcctggcacctactaccaaccataccccgttcaaaggcaattaaatattttgtttttccccattcaccctctgaatggcacacatacacaatccatgtctgaattgtctcgaggcttaaaaatccttctttaacctgtctcctccccttcatctacactgattgaagtggatttaacaagtgacatcaataagggatcatagctttcacctggattcacctggtcagtctgtcatggaaagagcaggtgttcataatgttttgtacaatcagtgtatGTGTCTGTGGAATGGACAGGGAATACACCTTTGTATAGCTTACTGAGGAAATCATAGAACTGACATTAGACTCCATTGAAAAAAACATGTTGCCGTTGCCCTCTCattcttgcacacacacacacacacacacacacttgcaaaaTATGCGTTTCTTCTGCTGTTTTTTATTCAGTGATGGATGTATAATTTTCTATTCCGCTATTCCAGGGctctcaaccctgttcctggagagcttccctcctgtaggtttttgcctCCAACCCCatttgtaactaacctgattcagtttatcaaacAGCTAATTCAtataatcaggagcgctagactagggttggactgaaaacctacaggatggtaggtctccagaaacagggttggagagccctgctctatTCATGGGTGTTAAAGAGCAGTACAATACTCAATTTTTTGGagtacatttatttttttcaaattgcTCTATGTAATAACTGTTGAATTAATATCAAGAAATTGATGATACTATCATTCTCAAAGATTTCTGCGAATGTCTTTCTTTTTGCCTTTGATTTTCTTGAGGGAATTGACTGTACATATGCAGTGGTGTGCTCTATCAAAGAATGTATTGTATGAATGGtagaaaacacatgtttacaCTATCTGGTATGTTTACAGATTGTTGATGAAGGAAAATATGGTATTTTTCATTTCTCTTAAATCAAAATTTTATACTTGTGCTTTTATAAGGTAAAGCACTTTGTTAAAAATAATTATAAAAGTCTTAGTGTCTTGATTTTGGCCAAACTATCAATTTCAGAATGCATACATTGAGTATGATTTCATGCTAATAATCCTCTGCTTTTAAGTGACTTGAGTACATTTTACTTGCCATGGAAGAAAAAAGCACAGTCTTTCCTTTCACTGGTAATTTAGACTTAAATTACAATGCCTTCATTTGTAATGTATCATAAATTTGATCATCCAAATCTTTTGAGATGTTCTTATCCTTTAGTTGAATGGATATGCTGTTAACATCTGATACTGTATAATTCATTATTTTAAGATAGATACGTCATTTATATATTATATCAGTATGTCAGAACCGTCATTCTGACAACTGTAACTGCATTTTTTATCAACGATTTAATGAAATAAAACTTCTGTATCTTGTTGAAAACATATTTTGATGTTTTGATTGTGTATGCCAAAGTAAATGGCGGCATATTTAGAAAAACGAATAAATGGAAAATGCCACCTAATGTtgtattctcctttcatattatactgaacaaagatataaacccaacatgtaaaatgttggtcccatggttCATgagctgcgcccctgcccagtcgtgaaatccatagattagggcctaatttatttatttcaattgacagatttccttatatgaactgtaactcagtaaaatctttgaaattgttgcatgacgcgtttatatttttgttcagtatagttgttcGATATCTACCAGCCAGAGGGTAACctttattctgcaccttttgaggACAGAATTTGCCTATTTTAAGACTTGTTAATTTCTCAAGACACGCAGCTCTTTACTATTCAGTatgtgccatgggatctttaagTCAACTGTGCAATAAgcacatttttttaaattatccACCTTTAAAAATAGCTTTTTCCCGTCACTGGGATACAGAGATTTTGTTTGACCACAATTAACACTGCCTACATATTAGCTGTGTTCGAGCGCATCAAATCAGTGATGCATTGTTAGTCAATTCGGACTAATTCTAAACCCTAACTTAATGTCCAcctcccagttcaaccctaaccctagcctcaatcCTAACCCTAGCTTTATGTCCGCACCCTGGCTCAACCATAACCCTAGCTATGACTTTATGTTCAACCCTAATCTTGGTATATCATATTTTTATCCTACTTTTCTCTTTGGACGCGTAAGGTGCTGGAGTTCAGCTCCGCCTAGCTCTCCCTTTGACCCAAAATGCAGGAGCCTGTCCTGTTAGCTTCGGCCCAAATTAACCACTGGCTGTAATGCAGATTCCTTCCAGTGGGTAGCATTGAAACACTTGACGGTTGATCATCACACTTGCACAGTTTACACATTGTTACAATGTTAGGATGCAGTTGTTAGGTGGTGTcacagaagcttgatcattttATAGACAGCTCATTGGTCTGATCATACATTAGGCTATTTGTTGATTTGTTGATTCACATAGTCTTTCAAGCAATCTGTAACTTTCAAGTAACTAACTTTCAAGTTCCCTCTACAAATTTTACAACCTTCACTTGGTAAAGCAGATAACTAGACGTAGATGCCAACTTATTACAAGCGTCTACTTCCCTTCTCTGTTTGTTTGCATCTCAAGTGAGTCAGTGGTGCAAATAATTATGCACGTTATGCATTAAATGTTGAGGTTTAGGCATTAACATAAGCGCTGTGATACACACTACTAGTTCCACAGATGAGAgcgccagctgttccggacgactgtgtgatcacgctctccatccacagatgactcaatcgcactccacactgccctttcccacctggacaaaaggaatacctatgtgagaatgctgttcatgctgactacagctcagtgttcaacaccatagtgaccACAAAGCTAATCACTAagataaggaccctgggactaaacacctcccttgtAGACAaccccttttccccctcaggagactgaaaagatttggcataggtccCCACGTCCTCAGAgttctacagttgcaccatcgagagcatcctgaccggttgcatcaccgcctggtatggcaactgcgcGGCATCCaactgtaaggcgctacagagggtagtgcgtacggcacagtacatcactggggccaagcttcctgccatccaggacctatatgcttggcagtgtcagaggaaggtccaaaaaattgtcaaaagcTCCAGTCAccgaagtcatagactgttctctctgctaccacacggcaagcggtaccagagcgccaagtctaggtccaaaaggctccttaacagcttctaccccaaagccataagcctgctgaacaattaatcaaaaggccacccggactatttacgttgacccccccccccccacccccccccgtTGACACTGCTGCTActagctgtttattatctatgcgtagtcactttacccctacctacatgtacaaattacctcgactaacctgtacccccacacattgacttggtaccggtaccccctgtatatagcctcgttattgttattttattgttactttttattttattttcaactttagtttatttagtaaatatttaactctatttcttgaactgcattgttggttaagggcttgtaagtaagcatttcacggtaaggtctacacctcttGTATTCAGCGCTTGTGACAAATAAGATCGGATTTGATTTGAATAAGCTAAGAAGCTTTAAAATCTGTTCTCGGCAGTCAACACAAGTAAGTGAATGGAAGGCATCCCCTCTAAAGCAGGCAGGGCCCATTCATATGATTCAGCTTAACCACAACTGTCCTGTTTTCCCCAACCCCCAAAGTGCTGGCCGAAGGGTCATGTGGTAGGTCACACTATTCAGGCCAGCCTTTTGGACGCTGCTGGGGTCAGTGAGGATGGGTCTGTATGGGAGCAGGATGACACTGGGCTTATCCAATAGCAGAAGGCCCTGGAGGTGCCGGATCCCCCCCCTTTATTTCATTGATCTGGCCCCAGAGCTCGACCTCCGTCCATGTGCAGCCCTATCTTCACTCCACCCCCAAACAGTGTCATGTTGGCAGGTGCCCAAAACCAATTCTTAATCGAACACGAATAGAATATGTTCACATTGATTGTTCAGATCAACAAACAATATTAGGTTGTGATTTTAGTTATTACACAGTCATAAGGCACTATACATTGTAAATTAATGTGTGTTCAAAATTAGCAGATCTTCAATTAGATAATTTTTTTCCAGTGAAGAATCATAAGTCCTTGCACTTGCATTTTCACTTGAAATATTTCACGAGTTCAGTTATATTTCCTAAAGTAGCCATTGCATTTCCACTCCATGTTTTGTATCACCACTTTTACACCTTAACTTTCATCAATTTTATCTGTGTTGAAGTGCACACCTTGATCCTTGACTGTGAGAATCAGCTTTTGGTTTGGTCATATTTTGTGCTAGGGGATTCTCAAGGACACAACAGCTGGGCCTCGACCCTGCTGCTGAATGAGAGTCCGGAGCGGGGGAGGAAGGTCAAACTCACTCCATAATAAAACATGGACACTGGATCAATATCTGCATTTTCTGCATTTATGCAGCAGCTGTCCTGCTCCTACCAATGCTTTGTGGTAATTGCTGAGCCCAGTTCTCAGTGGTGGAGAGTGCCTCATTTCCATAAACAGTTTTTTCTCCTCCAGAGTGACCATTTGCAGTGCAGTTGCCCTCTTTGACATGGAGTGACTATTACCGGCCGGGCCCACATATGTTGAAGCAAACACAAATGAATCTCTCTTTACCCATATGCCTTAATAAAGGTCTATGTGACCGAAACATTTTCATTTGTCAATTGTTTAATTATGaaagtatatacagtgtgtgagtCCTTCTACCAGTTCTCTATCTCCATGTCATCA encodes:
- the LOC121540889 gene encoding E3 ubiquitin-protein ligase NEDD4-like, which translates into the protein MSMAALPEVRGLQTDEDEARILRVKVIAGIGLAKKDILGASDPYTRVSLYDPVNGELTSLQTKTIKKTLDPKWNEEFFFKVHPRKHRLLLEVFDENRLTRDDFLGQVDVPLHQIPTENPNIERPYTFKDFLLHPRSHKSRVKGNLRLKMTYLPKNSSEGAAEQTEDMDPSWEFLEGQDMSGPRHNHLLPAMPPGWEERQDNLGRTYYVNHETRTTQWHRPIVQDSQVEAEQRQNIHMEAQHAFTARRQISDQEDSDRQQESPESWEIITEDESTLYNSQRSPPPPHSPLEFHNFCDELSRLQASGVTSSNRRTSLQLQGPSSHSSHSSRRGSAQTLTVEEHPVHPVLLATSAGLPPGWEEKQDSKSRPYYVNHNSRITTWTRPLIQITSEAAAQAVLSQSSTVYQPPMLSPEGSPQHSPGSQRECGLMPAGWEVRSAPNGKPFFIDHNTKTTSWEDPRLKIPVHMRRRPSLDPTDLGPMPPGWEERVHSDGRIFYIDHNTKNTQWEDPRLQNSAITGPAVPYSRDYKQKYEYFRKKLKKPADIPNRFEMKLRRNAVLEDSYRRILSIKRADFLKARLWVEFEGEKGLDYGGVAREWFFLISKEMFNPYYGLFEYSATDNYTLQINPNSGLCNEDHLSYFTFIGRVAGMAVYHGKLLDAFFIRPFYKMMLQKPITLQDMESVDSEYFNSLKWILENDPIDLDLRFTIDEELFGQTHQHELKPGGSEIVVTDDNKKEYIHLVMQWRFVNRILKQMTAFKEGFYELIPQDLIKIFDENELELLMCGLGDVDVNDWRENTKYKNGYCPNQPVILWFWKTVLLMDAEKRIRLLQFVTGTSRVPMNGFAELYGSNGPQLFTIEQWGTRDKLPRAHTCFNRLDLPPYESFEELREKLHIAIENAQGFDGVD